The genomic interval AGGGCGAAGGTGTCGAGGGCTATCGCGAGAATATCGCCCGCATTCGCGAAGCTGCGGAAAAGGCACAAAAGTAGTTTTAATCACGCGCTGCTCCCGAAAGCGCGCTTCACCTATCAAGAACAGGCCAACGACATGATCCCACGTTACTCCCGTTCCGAGATGACCGACATCTGGTCTCCGGAAACCAAATACCGCATCTGGTTCGAAATCGAAGCTCATGCATGCGATGCGCTGGCAAAGCTGGGGGTTATCCCGGAAAGCGCAGCAAAGACCATTTGGGAAAAGGGTGGCGCTGCCAAATTCGATATTGACCGCATCGACGAGATCGAGCGCGAGACCAAGCATGACGTGATCGCATTCCTCACGCATCTGGCAGAATTCATCGGACCGGATTCCCGTTTCGTGCATCAGGGCATGACTTCATCGGACGTGCTGGACACCTGCTTCAACGTGCAGCTGACCCGCGCCTCAGATCTGCTGTTGGCAGACATCGACAAGCTGCTGGAAGCAATCAAGCGCCGCGCAATGGAGCATAAAGACACCGTCTGCATCGGTCGCTCTCATGGTATCCATGCCGAGCCGGTTACCTTTGGCCTCAAAATGGCTGAAGCCTATGCCGAGTTTGATCGCTGCAAAAAGCGCCTGATCGCTGCACGAGAAGAAATCGCCACCTGCGCCATTTCCGGCGCTGTGGGCACCTTCGCCAACATCGACCCGAGCGTGGAAGAACATGTGGCAGAAGCCATGGGCCTCTCTGCAGAGCCGGTTTCCACTCAGGTCATCCCGCGCGACCGTCATGCCATGTTCTTTGCAACGCTGGGCGTCGTCGCGTCTTCCGTTGAGCGCGTCGCAACCGAAATCCGCCACCTGCAGCGCACGGAAGTTCTGGAAGCCGAGGAGTTCTTCTCCAAAGGCCAGAAGGGCTCTTCTGCCATGCCGCACAAGCGCAACCCGATCCTCACGGAAAACCTCACAG from uncultured Cohaesibacter sp. carries:
- the purB gene encoding adenylosuccinate lyase, coding for MIPRYSRSEMTDIWSPETKYRIWFEIEAHACDALAKLGVIPESAAKTIWEKGGAAKFDIDRIDEIERETKHDVIAFLTHLAEFIGPDSRFVHQGMTSSDVLDTCFNVQLTRASDLLLADIDKLLEAIKRRAMEHKDTVCIGRSHGIHAEPVTFGLKMAEAYAEFDRCKKRLIAAREEIATCAISGAVGTFANIDPSVEEHVAEAMGLSAEPVSTQVIPRDRHAMFFATLGVVASSVERVATEIRHLQRTEVLEAEEFFSKGQKGSSAMPHKRNPILTENLTGLARIVRSSVTPALENVALWHERDISHSSVERMIGPDATVTLDFALVRLTNVIDKLLVYPERMVGNMDRLGGLVHSQRILLALTQAGSSREDAYRLVQRNAMKVWESYHHAGAAEVDFLTELLNDADVRQYLSEDEIKNRFDLGYHTKNVDVIFKRVFG